A section of the Phaseolus vulgaris cultivar G19833 chromosome 8, P. vulgaris v2.0, whole genome shotgun sequence genome encodes:
- the LOC137826119 gene encoding protein FAR1-RELATED SEQUENCE 2-like: protein MDFVVVDSDKANEAECSCLEESTSIYEGVEIQEPYVGMEFDSEVAARKFYIDYARRVGFVVRIMQRRRSGIDGRTLARRLGCNKQGFSPNNKGALGPEKKPRPSAREGCKATILVKLEKSGKWVVTRFIKDHNHPLIATANGFGTVGDKDKKISELTMELERQDQLCAAYREKLLSFINNVEEETEELSTKIQLVIENVRRAESEMKKCSQNRKPWCLT from the exons ATGGATTTTGTGGTGGTGGATTCGGACAAGGCAAATGAAGCCGAGTGTAGCTGTCTAGAAGAGAGTACAAGTATATATGAAGGAGTTGAAATTCAAGAGCCATATGTGGGCATGGAATTTGATTCTGAAGTAGCTGCTCGgaaattttatattgattacGCCAGACGGGTAGGATTTGTTGTACGCATAATGCAAAGGCGGCGTTCTGGAATTGATGGGAGGACTCTTGCTCGTCGGCTTGGATGTAACAAACAAGGATTCTCACCAAATAACAAGGGGGCATTGGGACCAGAGAAAAAACCAAGACCTAGTGCTCGTGAAGGTTGCAAGGCAACTATCTTGGTAAAGTTGGAAAAATCTGGAAAATGGGTTGTCACCAGATTTATAAAGGATCACAACCATCCTCTAATTGCTACGGCTAATGGGTTTGGTACAGTG GGTGATAAAGATAAGAAAATTTCAGAACTTACAATGGAGTTGGAACGCCAAGATCAACTATGTGCTGCATATCGAGAAAAACTGCTGAGCTTTATAAACAATGTTGAGGAGGAGACAGAGGAACTGTCCACAAAAATTCAACTCGTTATTGAGAATGTAAGGAGAGCCGAGTCTGAAATGAAAAAATGTTCACAGAACAGAAAGCCTTGGTGCTTAACCTGA